One Calonectris borealis chromosome 16, bCalBor7.hap1.2, whole genome shotgun sequence DNA window includes the following coding sequences:
- the ZNF598 gene encoding E3 ubiquitin-protein ligase ZNF598 isoform X1 — protein MAASAASASGAAAGPADGSCVLCCGELEVVALGRCDHPICYRCSVRMRALCGVRYCAVCREELGQVVFGRKLTSFSTIALNQLQHEKKYDIYFMDGDVYALYRKLLQHECSLCPDVKPFNTFADLEQHMRKQHELFCCKLCVKHLKIFTYERKWYSRKDLARHRIHGDPDDTSHRGHPLCKFCDERYLDNDELLKHLRRDHYFCHFCDSDGAQEYYSDYEYLREHFREKHFLCEEGRCSTEQFTHAFRTEIDYKAHKTACHSKNRAEARQNRQIDLQFNYAPRHQRRSEGVIGGEDYEEVDRYNRQGRSGRLGGRGSQQNRRGSWRYKREEEDRDVAAAVRASVAAKRQEEKKRVEDKEDSSSRGKKEDLRDSEVLSSKRVPKSSNDAAEAAANGALSQDDFPAIGSAVGPLQGSAQLAAVKLKEEDFPSLSSSAAPTISSGMSLTYTATAKKTAFQEEDFPALVSKMRPNNKTITNITSAWNNGSSKNVVKAISNPCVNQIAKKTSSLNSVKGSKKSNKLSQSDDEDSGSGLTTQEIRNTPTMFDVSSLLAASTSQTFTKVSKKKKMGVEKQRPSSPQLLQETSLPRPSTEKLPEAEQTSNASSALHAPDRSATVMNGHSEKSLAICSTPKEPPGLKKPTVTNKCPLPQEDFPALGSSGSARMPPPPGFNTVVLLKSPPPPPGLSVPVSKPPPGFAVIPSTNLSEPVTTSLKEPKSCHGSYLIPENFQQRNIQLIQSIKEFLQSDESKFNKFKTHSGQFRQGLISAAQYYKSCRELLGDNFKKIFNELLVLLPDTVKQQELLSAHNDFRIKEKQSSNKPKKNKKNVWQTDSNSDLDCYICPTCKQVLTQQDVVTHKALHIEDEEFPSLQAISRIIS, from the exons GTTGTCTTCGGACGGAAGCTTACGTCTTTCTCAACGATAGCACTTAACCAGTTGCAGCATGAGAAGAaatatgacatttattttatggATGGAGATGTTTATGCACTGTACAG GAAGCTGCTGCAGCATGAATGCTCTTTGTGTCCAGATGTGAAGCCGTTCAATACCTTTGCAGATCTGGAACAGCACATGAGGAAGCAGCATGAACTCTTCTGTTGCAAACTCTGTGTTAAACACTTAAAG atttttactTATGAACGGAAATGGTATTCTCGTAAGGACCTCGCCCGTCACCGAATCCATGGAGATCCAGATGACACCTCTCATCGTGGGCATCCCCTGTGTAAATTTTGTGACGAACGTTATTTGGATAATGATGAGTTACTGAAACACCTAAGACGAGATCATTACTTTTGTCATTTCTGTGACTCAGATGGTGCTCAGGAATACTACAG tgatTATGAATACCTTCGTGAACACTTCCGCGAAAAGCACTTCCTTTGCGAAGAGGGACGGTGCAGCACAGAACAGTTTACCCATGCTTTCCGCACAGAAATAGATTATAAAGCACACAAAACAGCCTGCCACAGCAAGAACAGGGCAGAGGCCAGGCAGAACCGGCAGATAGACCTTCAGTTTAACTACGCTCCTAGGCACCAGAGGAGGAGTGAGG GTGTTATAGGTGGAGAGGACTATGAAGAAGTTGACAGGTATAACAGGCAAGGGAGGTCAGGCAGACTGGGCGGCCGAGGAAGTCAGCAAAACAGACGAGGCAGCTGGAGATATAAGAG GGAAGAAGAAGATAGAGACGTCGCAGCAGCAGTCAGGGCATCTGTAGCAGCTAAAcggcaagaagagaaaaaacgCGTAGAAGACAAAGAGGACAGCAGCAGTAGAGGTAAAAAGGAGGACTTGAGGGATTCTGAAGTGCTCAGCTCCAAACGTGTGCCAAAGTCTTCAAATGATGCTGCAG AAGCAGCTGCTAACGGTGCTTTAAGCCAGGATGACTTTCCAGCAATTGGTTCAGCAGTGGGACCTCTACAAGG CTCTGCCCAGCTAGCAGCGGTTAAGCTTAAAGAAGAAGATTTCCCAAGCTTGTCATCCTCTGCAGCACCCACCATCTCTTCTGGGATGTCTTTGACATATACAGCGactgcaaagaaaacagcttttcaagaGGAGGATTTTCCAGCTCTAGTGTCCAAAATGAGGCCTAACAATAAAACAATAACTAACATCACATCTGCATGGAACAATGGTTCCAGTAAAAATGTGGTCAAAGCCATTAGCAACCCCTGCGTAAACCAGATAGCCAAAAAAACATCCTCCTTGAATAGCGTTAAAGGAAGTAAGAAGAGCAATAAACTCTCTCAGTCAGACGACGAAGACAGCGGTAGTGGCTTGACAACCCAGGAGATCAGAAACACACCAACAATGTTTGATGTGTCGTCCTTGCTGGCAGCTTCTACCTCACAAACTTTTACGAAagtgagcaagaaaaagaagatgggggTTGAGAAGCAGAGACCGTCGTCCCCGCAGCTGTTACAGGAGACATCGCTTCCCAGGCCATCCACTGAAAAGCTGCCAGAAGCAGAGCAGACATCAAATGCATCCTCTGCTCTTCACGCCCCTGACAGATCCGCGACTGTCATGAATGGTCATTCGGAAAAATCGTTAGCGATCTGTAGTACACCCAAAGAGCCCCCTGGCCTTAAAAAGCCCACAGTGACTAACAAATGCCCTTTACCTCAGGAAGACTTCCCAGCTCTTGGGAGCTCAGGATCAGCTAGAATGCCCCCGCCACCAG GCTTTAACACTGTGGTGCTATTAAAGAGTCCTCCTCCGCCTCCGGGACTGTCGGTGCCTGTTAGTAAACCCCCTCCAGGTTTTGCTGTTATTCCATCCACCAACCTCTCTGAACCTGTCACTACATCTTTGAAAGA GCCAAAATCCTGTCACGGATCGTACTTGATACCTGAAAACTTTCAGCAAAGGAACATACAGCTGATACAATCTATTAAAGAATTTCTTCAAAGTGATGAGTCCAAgttcaataaatttaaaactcATTCTGGGCAATTCAGACAG GGTCTGATTTCTGCAGCACAGTATTACAAAAGTTGCCGAGAACTGCTTGGAGACAACTTCAAGAAAATTTTTAACGAGTTGTTGGTGTTGTTGCCGGACACAGTTAAGCAACAAGAACTGCTTTCTGCTCACAACGATTTcagaatcaaagaaaaacaaagctcaaacaaacccaaaaagaacaaaaagaatgtTTGGCAGACGGACTCCAACTCTGATCTCGACTGCTATATCTGCCCAACGTGTAAGCAAGTACTAACTCAGCAGGACGTTGTCACCCATAAAGCTTTGCATATTGAGGATGAGGAGTTCCCTTCCTTACAAGCAATCAGCAGAATCATCAGTTAG
- the ZNF598 gene encoding E3 ubiquitin-protein ligase ZNF598 isoform X2 yields MAASAASASGAAAGPADGSCVLCCGELEVVALGRCDHPICYRCSVRMRALCGVRYCAVCREELGQVVFGRKLTSFSTIALNQLQHEKKYDIYFMDGDVYALYRKLLQHECSLCPDVKPFNTFADLEQHMRKQHELFCCKLCVKHLKIFTYERKWYSRKDLARHRIHGDPDDTSHRGHPLCKFCDERYLDNDELLKHLRRDHYFCHFCDSDGAQEYYSDYEYLREHFREKHFLCEEGRCSTEQFTHAFRTEIDYKAHKTACHSKNRAEARQNRQIDLQFNYAPRHQRRSEGVIGGEDYEEVDRYNRQGRSGRLGGRGSQQNRRGSWRYKREEEDRDVAAAVRASVAAKRQEEKKRVEDKEDSSSRGKKEDLRDSEVLSSKRVPKSSNDAAAAANGALSQDDFPAIGSAVGPLQGSAQLAAVKLKEEDFPSLSSSAAPTISSGMSLTYTATAKKTAFQEEDFPALVSKMRPNNKTITNITSAWNNGSSKNVVKAISNPCVNQIAKKTSSLNSVKGSKKSNKLSQSDDEDSGSGLTTQEIRNTPTMFDVSSLLAASTSQTFTKVSKKKKMGVEKQRPSSPQLLQETSLPRPSTEKLPEAEQTSNASSALHAPDRSATVMNGHSEKSLAICSTPKEPPGLKKPTVTNKCPLPQEDFPALGSSGSARMPPPPGFNTVVLLKSPPPPPGLSVPVSKPPPGFAVIPSTNLSEPVTTSLKEPKSCHGSYLIPENFQQRNIQLIQSIKEFLQSDESKFNKFKTHSGQFRQGLISAAQYYKSCRELLGDNFKKIFNELLVLLPDTVKQQELLSAHNDFRIKEKQSSNKPKKNKKNVWQTDSNSDLDCYICPTCKQVLTQQDVVTHKALHIEDEEFPSLQAISRIIS; encoded by the exons GTTGTCTTCGGACGGAAGCTTACGTCTTTCTCAACGATAGCACTTAACCAGTTGCAGCATGAGAAGAaatatgacatttattttatggATGGAGATGTTTATGCACTGTACAG GAAGCTGCTGCAGCATGAATGCTCTTTGTGTCCAGATGTGAAGCCGTTCAATACCTTTGCAGATCTGGAACAGCACATGAGGAAGCAGCATGAACTCTTCTGTTGCAAACTCTGTGTTAAACACTTAAAG atttttactTATGAACGGAAATGGTATTCTCGTAAGGACCTCGCCCGTCACCGAATCCATGGAGATCCAGATGACACCTCTCATCGTGGGCATCCCCTGTGTAAATTTTGTGACGAACGTTATTTGGATAATGATGAGTTACTGAAACACCTAAGACGAGATCATTACTTTTGTCATTTCTGTGACTCAGATGGTGCTCAGGAATACTACAG tgatTATGAATACCTTCGTGAACACTTCCGCGAAAAGCACTTCCTTTGCGAAGAGGGACGGTGCAGCACAGAACAGTTTACCCATGCTTTCCGCACAGAAATAGATTATAAAGCACACAAAACAGCCTGCCACAGCAAGAACAGGGCAGAGGCCAGGCAGAACCGGCAGATAGACCTTCAGTTTAACTACGCTCCTAGGCACCAGAGGAGGAGTGAGG GTGTTATAGGTGGAGAGGACTATGAAGAAGTTGACAGGTATAACAGGCAAGGGAGGTCAGGCAGACTGGGCGGCCGAGGAAGTCAGCAAAACAGACGAGGCAGCTGGAGATATAAGAG GGAAGAAGAAGATAGAGACGTCGCAGCAGCAGTCAGGGCATCTGTAGCAGCTAAAcggcaagaagagaaaaaacgCGTAGAAGACAAAGAGGACAGCAGCAGTAGAGGTAAAAAGGAGGACTTGAGGGATTCTGAAGTGCTCAGCTCCAAACGTGTGCCAAAGTCTTCAAATGATGCTGCAG CAGCTGCTAACGGTGCTTTAAGCCAGGATGACTTTCCAGCAATTGGTTCAGCAGTGGGACCTCTACAAGG CTCTGCCCAGCTAGCAGCGGTTAAGCTTAAAGAAGAAGATTTCCCAAGCTTGTCATCCTCTGCAGCACCCACCATCTCTTCTGGGATGTCTTTGACATATACAGCGactgcaaagaaaacagcttttcaagaGGAGGATTTTCCAGCTCTAGTGTCCAAAATGAGGCCTAACAATAAAACAATAACTAACATCACATCTGCATGGAACAATGGTTCCAGTAAAAATGTGGTCAAAGCCATTAGCAACCCCTGCGTAAACCAGATAGCCAAAAAAACATCCTCCTTGAATAGCGTTAAAGGAAGTAAGAAGAGCAATAAACTCTCTCAGTCAGACGACGAAGACAGCGGTAGTGGCTTGACAACCCAGGAGATCAGAAACACACCAACAATGTTTGATGTGTCGTCCTTGCTGGCAGCTTCTACCTCACAAACTTTTACGAAagtgagcaagaaaaagaagatgggggTTGAGAAGCAGAGACCGTCGTCCCCGCAGCTGTTACAGGAGACATCGCTTCCCAGGCCATCCACTGAAAAGCTGCCAGAAGCAGAGCAGACATCAAATGCATCCTCTGCTCTTCACGCCCCTGACAGATCCGCGACTGTCATGAATGGTCATTCGGAAAAATCGTTAGCGATCTGTAGTACACCCAAAGAGCCCCCTGGCCTTAAAAAGCCCACAGTGACTAACAAATGCCCTTTACCTCAGGAAGACTTCCCAGCTCTTGGGAGCTCAGGATCAGCTAGAATGCCCCCGCCACCAG GCTTTAACACTGTGGTGCTATTAAAGAGTCCTCCTCCGCCTCCGGGACTGTCGGTGCCTGTTAGTAAACCCCCTCCAGGTTTTGCTGTTATTCCATCCACCAACCTCTCTGAACCTGTCACTACATCTTTGAAAGA GCCAAAATCCTGTCACGGATCGTACTTGATACCTGAAAACTTTCAGCAAAGGAACATACAGCTGATACAATCTATTAAAGAATTTCTTCAAAGTGATGAGTCCAAgttcaataaatttaaaactcATTCTGGGCAATTCAGACAG GGTCTGATTTCTGCAGCACAGTATTACAAAAGTTGCCGAGAACTGCTTGGAGACAACTTCAAGAAAATTTTTAACGAGTTGTTGGTGTTGTTGCCGGACACAGTTAAGCAACAAGAACTGCTTTCTGCTCACAACGATTTcagaatcaaagaaaaacaaagctcaaacaaacccaaaaagaacaaaaagaatgtTTGGCAGACGGACTCCAACTCTGATCTCGACTGCTATATCTGCCCAACGTGTAAGCAAGTACTAACTCAGCAGGACGTTGTCACCCATAAAGCTTTGCATATTGAGGATGAGGAGTTCCCTTCCTTACAAGCAATCAGCAGAATCATCAGTTAG